One window from the genome of Candidatus Chlorohelix allophototropha encodes:
- the nuoD gene encoding NADH dehydrogenase (quinone) subunit D produces MTINMGPQHPSTHGVLRLVVTLSGESVVKCVPDIGYLHTGIEKTAESKTYNQALTLTDRTDYLNPLINNLGFSLAVERLLGIEKQVPQKAQVTRVILTELQRISSHLVWLGTHAMDLGALSTFLYGMREREIILDIFEKCAGVRMMTSYIMPGGLYADLPSGFDTDVRNFLAIFKKRWPEYHTLLTNSELWFERTKGIGALTAQEAISYGVTGPILRASGVNYDVRKMFPYIGYETYDFEVPLGKTGDVYDRFMVRMLEVPQSIRIIEQALDKLPEGDWMIDDPKIAPPKKWQIATNMESLIHHFKLFTEGYKPPAGEIYSRVESARGELAYYLVSDGSNKPYRMHIRAPSFANLQSMPLMLEGKSNFADIVSAIGSIDIILGEVDR; encoded by the coding sequence ATGACCATAAATATGGGACCTCAACATCCTTCGACTCATGGGGTTTTGCGGTTAGTAGTTACACTGAGTGGTGAGTCGGTGGTAAAATGCGTGCCGGACATCGGCTATTTGCATACTGGCATTGAAAAAACCGCCGAGAGCAAAACCTATAATCAGGCTCTTACCCTGACCGACCGTACCGATTATCTTAACCCGCTTATTAATAACTTAGGCTTTTCGCTGGCAGTCGAAAGGTTGCTTGGAATCGAGAAGCAAGTACCGCAGAAGGCGCAAGTTACACGGGTAATACTTACTGAGCTTCAACGCATTAGCAGTCATTTAGTATGGCTTGGTACGCACGCGATGGATTTGGGAGCGCTGAGTACCTTCCTTTACGGAATGCGAGAGCGCGAAATTATCCTCGATATTTTCGAGAAGTGCGCGGGCGTGCGGATGATGACCAGTTATATTATGCCCGGTGGCTTGTATGCCGATTTACCCTCCGGTTTTGACACCGATGTGCGCAATTTTCTGGCTATTTTCAAGAAGAGATGGCCTGAGTACCATACACTCCTGACTAACAGTGAGCTATGGTTTGAACGCACCAAAGGTATCGGCGCTCTAACCGCGCAGGAGGCAATTTCTTATGGCGTAACCGGCCCGATTTTGCGCGCTTCTGGGGTAAACTATGATGTGCGTAAAATGTTCCCCTATATCGGTTACGAAACTTATGATTTTGAAGTGCCGCTCGGCAAGACCGGGGATGTTTATGATCGCTTTATGGTGCGTATGCTCGAAGTACCACAGAGTATCCGAATTATAGAGCAAGCCTTGGATAAGTTGCCCGAAGGGGATTGGATGATTGACGACCCCAAGATTGCCCCCCCTAAGAAATGGCAAATCGCTACCAATATGGAATCGCTAATACACCATTTCAAGTTGTTTACGGAAGGCTACAAACCCCCGGCGGGTGAAATTTACAGTCGAGTAGAGTCGGCGCGTGGCGAACTGGCATATTATTTGGTTAGCGATGGCAGCAACAAGCCCTATCGGATGCACATTCGCGCCCCTAGCTTTGCCAATCTACAAAGTATGCCTTTAATGTTGGAAGGCAAGTCAAACTTTGCCGATATTGTATCGGCAATCGGCTCAATTGACATTATCTTGGGTGAAGTGGACAGATGA
- the nuoE gene encoding NADH-quinone oxidoreductase subunit NuoE has protein sequence MNNGTTASEQKLSEEARQRIYALRKNYPEGRSASAVIPALHIVQAEIGFISTEAATEVAGLLDMLVSEVEQVVTFYRMFFTKPVGKYVIKVCDSISCYLRGSDELLEMGKEKLSLKLGETTPDGRITLMKIECLAACSAAPCAQVNDEYVYNLNPELFVAMLEELQTAEENPYYLP, from the coding sequence ATGAATAACGGAACAACCGCTTCTGAGCAAAAACTGAGTGAGGAAGCGCGACAGCGTATTTATGCGCTAAGAAAAAATTACCCAGAAGGCAGGTCTGCCAGTGCAGTGATACCTGCTCTGCATATTGTACAGGCTGAGATTGGCTTCATCTCGACTGAAGCGGCAACTGAAGTAGCCGGATTGCTGGATATGCTGGTGAGCGAGGTTGAGCAGGTTGTAACCTTCTACCGGATGTTTTTTACCAAGCCGGTAGGCAAGTATGTTATTAAAGTGTGTGATAGCATTTCGTGCTATCTGCGGGGTAGTGATGAACTTTTGGAAATGGGCAAGGAAAAACTTTCTCTGAAATTGGGGGAAACCACCCCTGATGGCAGAATAACCCTGATGAAAATCGAATGCCTTGCCGCTTGTTCTGCTGCTCCGTGCGCACAGGTTAACGACGAATATGTCTATAACCTAAACCCAGAATTGTTTGTAGCGATGCTAGAAGAGTTGCAGACGGCGGAAGAAAATCCTTATTACTTACCCTAG
- the nuoF gene encoding NADH-quinone oxidoreductase subunit NuoF, with translation MSKGLMLYPEPKSATPEGKPPFPYILLKHREIPDIYKLEVYRANSGYAALAKTLKEYKPEQVIDLVKVSGLRGRGGAGFSTGIKWSFIPKDESIVKYVACNSDESEPGTCSNHEIIDGNPHQLIEGILIACYAIGSKIGFIYIRGEFARGARVLERAVEEARAAGLIGKNILGSDFSCEIVVHRGAGAYICGEETALLESLEGKRGFPKLKPPFPANVGGGVYGAPTVINNSLTLATVPHIMLNGAEWFTQWGTEKSKGIALYSLSGHVERPGNYELPMNTTFRTLINELGGGVWKGRKLKCIIPGGSSMPILPATDEVLDTTMDFEGVAARGSMLGSAGIIVFDDQTCIVGAVLRLVEFYKDESCGKCTPCREGTQWLVQILHRLEHGHGRPEDLDLLLNVGGNIQGKSFCLLGDSAPVPITSAMHLFRAEFEYHIKEGRCMVGSGANRPPKREVAVAQ, from the coding sequence ATGAGCAAAGGTTTGATGCTATATCCTGAGCCAAAATCGGCTACCCCTGAAGGTAAGCCGCCTTTTCCATATATATTGCTTAAACACCGTGAAATCCCGGATATTTACAAGCTCGAAGTGTATCGCGCTAATAGTGGCTATGCCGCCCTCGCCAAAACCTTAAAGGAATATAAACCTGAGCAGGTGATAGATTTGGTTAAGGTGAGCGGATTACGTGGGCGTGGTGGTGCGGGTTTCTCTACTGGTATAAAGTGGAGCTTTATCCCAAAGGACGAAAGCATTGTTAAGTATGTAGCCTGCAATTCGGATGAAAGCGAACCCGGCACGTGCAGCAACCACGAAATTATTGATGGCAATCCCCACCAACTGATAGAAGGAATCCTAATAGCTTGTTACGCAATCGGCTCAAAAATAGGCTTTATCTATATACGAGGTGAATTTGCCAGAGGAGCGCGGGTTCTGGAAAGAGCGGTTGAAGAGGCACGCGCCGCCGGATTGATAGGTAAAAACATTCTCGGCAGCGATTTTAGCTGTGAAATAGTGGTACATCGTGGGGCAGGGGCGTATATTTGCGGCGAAGAAACCGCTTTGTTGGAGTCTCTAGAAGGCAAGCGCGGCTTTCCAAAACTGAAACCACCCTTTCCGGCTAATGTCGGCGGTGGCGTGTATGGTGCGCCTACTGTCATTAACAACTCGCTAACCCTTGCTACTGTACCGCACATAATGCTCAATGGGGCGGAGTGGTTCACTCAGTGGGGTACAGAGAAAAGCAAAGGGATTGCCCTTTACAGCCTGAGTGGGCATGTAGAACGCCCCGGTAACTATGAGTTGCCGATGAATACCACCTTTCGCACTCTGATAAATGAGCTTGGCGGGGGTGTATGGAAGGGGCGAAAGCTGAAATGTATTATCCCCGGCGGTTCCTCGATGCCCATCTTGCCCGCTACTGATGAAGTGCTGGATACCACGATGGATTTTGAAGGGGTAGCAGCACGCGGCTCAATGCTTGGTTCGGCTGGAATAATAGTTTTCGATGACCAAACCTGCATCGTAGGGGCAGTGTTGCGCTTGGTAGAGTTTTACAAGGATGAATCTTGCGGTAAATGTACCCCTTGTCGTGAAGGTACGCAATGGTTGGTGCAAATTTTGCACCGACTTGAACATGGGCATGGACGACCGGAAGACCTAGATTTGTTACTCAACGTGGGCGGCAATATACAGGGAAAATCGTTTTGTTTGTTGGGCGATTCTGCGCCTGTTCCGATTACCAGCGCCATGCATCTGTTCCGAGCAGAATTTGAATACCACATAAAAGAAGGACGTTGTATGGTGGGTTCGGGAGCAAACCGCCCTCCAAAACGTGAAGTTGCAGTTGCTCAATAA
- the gpmI gene encoding 2,3-bisphosphoglycerate-independent phosphoglycerate mutase, giving the protein MSTIKEQNRPKPVVLLVMDGWGYREEREGNAVLGHTPHLERYWETYPHTFLHTSGEAVGLPDGQMGNSEVGHMNLGAGFIVYQQLVRINKDIRTGAFYKIPALVGAVEHAKKNNSNLHLMGLIGPGGVHAYSEHLFALLKLAQEGGLPSERVFVHCFMDGRDTAPTSGRSFVEEVESQLKVFGGRIATVSGRYYAMDRDNRWERVKRAYLALTKGEGNFANSADEALARSYDATITDEFVEPTVILTDGKPTAMVQDNDAVVFFNFRSDRARELTKAFVHDDEHFGMHLHTDDAKPLGFARERYLQNLYFATMTEYQEGLPVQVAYDPLDVQLPVAAVVSKAGLKQLHTAETEKYAHVTFFFNGGREEPFPNEERILIASPKVATYDLKPEMSAYEVTDSLLEKLEQDLYDFIIINFANFDMVGHTGRFEAAVKAAEAVDICVSKVVASVLGKGGVLLLTADHGNAEKMIDPVTKAPFTEHTTTPVQCILVSPEGSPYRSVKLRESGIMADVAPTLLQLLNLAKPSEMTQESLITE; this is encoded by the coding sequence ATGTCTACAATAAAAGAACAAAATAGACCAAAACCTGTCGTTTTATTGGTAATGGATGGTTGGGGATATCGCGAAGAGCGTGAGGGCAACGCCGTTCTTGGGCACACCCCTCATCTTGAGCGCTATTGGGAAACCTATCCGCACACCTTTTTACATACCAGCGGTGAAGCGGTAGGCTTACCGGATGGTCAGATGGGAAATAGTGAAGTTGGGCATATGAATCTGGGTGCCGGTTTCATTGTCTATCAGCAACTTGTGCGGATTAATAAGGATATTCGCACTGGCGCATTTTATAAAATCCCGGCGTTGGTCGGTGCGGTTGAACACGCCAAAAAGAATAATTCTAACTTGCATTTGATGGGTTTGATAGGACCCGGTGGTGTACATGCCTACAGCGAACACCTCTTTGCTTTGCTAAAGCTTGCTCAGGAGGGTGGTTTACCCTCTGAAAGAGTTTTTGTACATTGTTTTATGGATGGACGTGATACCGCTCCTACCAGTGGGCGTAGTTTTGTAGAAGAGGTTGAAAGCCAATTAAAAGTATTTGGCGGACGCATTGCTACTGTATCCGGGCGTTACTACGCAATGGATCGTGATAACCGCTGGGAACGGGTAAAACGCGCTTATCTAGCCTTGACTAAAGGCGAAGGAAATTTTGCCAATAGTGCAGATGAAGCGCTTGCAAGAAGCTACGATGCTACTATCACCGATGAGTTTGTTGAGCCAACTGTCATTCTTACCGATGGTAAGCCAACCGCTATGGTGCAGGATAATGACGCAGTGGTTTTCTTCAATTTCAGGTCTGACCGCGCTCGCGAATTGACTAAAGCTTTTGTACATGATGACGAACATTTCGGCATGCACTTGCATACCGATGATGCCAAACCGTTAGGTTTTGCCCGTGAACGTTATCTGCAAAACCTCTATTTCGCTACCATGACCGAATATCAAGAAGGGCTGCCCGTACAAGTGGCTTACGATCCGTTGGATGTACAGTTGCCGGTAGCGGCAGTGGTCAGCAAAGCCGGACTAAAACAATTGCACACCGCCGAAACCGAAAAATATGCTCATGTGACTTTCTTTTTCAACGGCGGGCGTGAAGAACCTTTCCCCAACGAAGAGCGCATACTTATTGCTTCTCCTAAAGTAGCTACTTATGACCTGAAGCCGGAGATGAGCGCGTACGAGGTTACCGATTCCCTGTTGGAAAAATTGGAGCAAGACCTATACGATTTTATCATCATAAACTTTGCGAATTTTGATATGGTGGGACATACCGGCAGATTTGAGGCAGCTGTGAAAGCAGCAGAAGCGGTGGATATTTGTGTAAGCAAGGTAGTGGCTAGTGTCTTGGGCAAGGGCGGTGTATTACTGCTTACCGCCGATCATGGCAATGCCGAAAAGATGATAGACCCTGTTACCAAAGCGCCCTTTACCGAGCATACCACTACCCCTGTACAATGTATTTTGGTATCTCCGGAAGGCTCACCTTATAGAAGCGTCAAATTGCGAGAAAGTGGGATAATGGCGGATGTTGCTCCTACTCTCCTACAATTGCTCAACCTTGCAAAGCCGTCCGAAATGACGCAGGAAAGCCTGATTACTGAGTAA
- a CDS encoding dTDP-4-dehydrorhamnose 3,5-epimerase family protein, which produces MRDAILVEVKIEGIAFHQIRTFSDNRGFFREVARMDLPLFEEGFARKFHASLALGKAPLWMCHPTETAWFYVPTGAVSLQLRDLREKSSTFGVQIQYELSGAEQASVIKIPAGVAYSFEALNASCAEIIQLVGANYSHKNLKYFPFEKSH; this is translated from the coding sequence ATGAGAGACGCAATTCTGGTAGAAGTGAAGATTGAGGGAATAGCATTCCATCAAATAAGAACTTTTTCCGACAACCGAGGATTCTTTCGTGAAGTAGCACGCATGGATTTGCCGCTGTTCGAGGAGGGTTTTGCCCGTAAGTTTCATGCGTCTCTCGCACTGGGTAAAGCCCCGCTATGGATGTGCCATCCTACCGAAACCGCCTGGTTCTATGTTCCGACAGGCGCGGTAAGTTTGCAACTGCGCGACTTGCGGGAAAAGTCTTCCACTTTCGGGGTTCAGATTCAATATGAGTTGTCCGGCGCGGAACAAGCCAGCGTCATAAAAATACCTGCTGGCGTGGCATATTCGTTTGAAGCTCTAAACGCTTCTTGCGCTGAAATAATCCAACTGGTAGGCGCAAACTATAGCCATAAGAACCTGAAATATTTTCCGTTTGAGAAATCCCACTAG
- a CDS encoding undecaprenyl-diphosphate phosphatase, with translation MDEIIKATILGIVEGLTEFVPVSSTGHLIIANHLVGFTGDRANTFDVFIQLGAILAVVILYWRRFLGLFDFSNGMKETRFAGLNGLLLLLITSIPAFILGFLGRDFIKDKLFNPLTVAIGLLVGGIALILVERFLPPVKEQGLDSLTWKDALVVGLFQCLALWPGTSRSAATIVGAMLWGVQRKTAAEYSFFAAVPILFFATIYDMIKSLKYLSTSDIPVFGVGFLVSFIAAWFAVKFFINLIGKITMVPFGWYRIAVALLVILLLATSVMSMDVKG, from the coding sequence ATGGACGAAATAATTAAAGCAACTATTCTAGGTATTGTTGAAGGTCTTACCGAGTTTGTCCCGGTTTCATCCACCGGACACCTTATTATTGCCAATCATTTGGTGGGATTTACCGGTGATAGGGCTAATACTTTCGATGTTTTTATACAATTAGGGGCGATTCTGGCAGTTGTTATTTTATACTGGCGGCGTTTCTTGGGTTTGTTTGATTTCAGCAATGGAATGAAAGAAACACGGTTCGCCGGATTGAATGGCTTGTTATTGCTGTTAATAACCAGCATACCGGCTTTCATATTAGGCTTTTTGGGGCGCGATTTTATTAAAGATAAGCTGTTTAACCCTCTTACAGTAGCTATAGGTTTGTTGGTTGGTGGTATCGCTCTGATATTGGTAGAGAGGTTTTTGCCGCCCGTTAAAGAGCAGGGACTGGATTCGTTGACTTGGAAGGATGCACTGGTTGTTGGTTTGTTTCAATGCCTAGCATTATGGCCCGGTACTTCTCGTTCCGCTGCTACTATAGTGGGCGCAATGCTTTGGGGTGTTCAACGCAAAACTGCGGCAGAATATTCATTTTTTGCAGCGGTTCCTATTTTGTTTTTTGCCACTATATACGACATGATTAAGAGTCTAAAATATCTATCCACTTCTGATATTCCCGTATTTGGAGTAGGATTTCTGGTTTCTTTCATTGCCGCCTGGTTCGCGGTTAAATTCTTTATCAACTTGATAGGTAAAATTACAATGGTTCCCTTTGGCTGGTATCGAATAGCAGTAGCTTTACTGGTGATTCTGCTACTCGCCACTTCAGTTATGTCAATGGATGTAAAAGGCTAA
- the dnaK gene encoding molecular chaperone DnaK, which yields MGKILGIDLGTTNSVMAIMEGGEPVVIPNAEGNRTTPSVVAVNKQGERLVGQVAKRQSVTNPENTIFSIKRFMGRKFDDPIVQRDVKLVPYKMAKRSNGDVEVIMGGKGYSPPEVSAMILQKLKTDAEAYLGEKITDVVITVPAYFNDSQRQATKDAGEIAGLKVLRIINEPTAAALAYGIDKKHEENVAVYDLGGGTYDISILNLAEGVFEVKSTNGDTHLGGDDFDQRLIDWLADGFKTEHGIDLRQDRMALQRLKEAGEKAKIELSSAPSTDINLPFISADATGPKHLNVNLTRSKLEQLVGDLIEKTVPPMKNALSDAGMNTGNVDEVLLVGGMTRMPSVIEKVKSAFGKEPNRGLNPDEVVAIGAAVQAGVLGGDVKDILLLDVTPLTLSVETLGGVATPLIERNTTIPTRKSEIFSTAADGQSSVEIHVVQGERPMANENKSLGRFILDGIPPAPRGVPKIEVTFDIDANGILNVSAKDLATGREQKITITASGGLSKDEIERMKKEAELHASDDQRKRELVESRNRGDSAAYTAEKTLKDFDQQVPQELKDEINGKIAAVRSALQAEDVSRITSTTDELMAAVQKVGAAIYGQQQAAGGGAPGGEQPGGGNAGGGTRPDGTVDGEYREM from the coding sequence ATGGGCAAGATACTGGGAATAGACCTTGGTACAACCAACTCCGTGATGGCAATCATGGAGGGCGGCGAACCGGTAGTTATACCCAATGCAGAAGGCAACCGCACTACCCCTAGCGTAGTAGCGGTAAATAAACAGGGTGAACGTCTGGTTGGTCAGGTTGCCAAGCGGCAGTCAGTGACTAATCCTGAAAATACAATATTTTCAATTAAACGTTTTATGGGTCGCAAATTTGATGATCCCATTGTGCAGCGCGACGTAAAGCTTGTACCCTATAAAATGGCTAAACGCTCCAATGGTGATGTGGAAGTGATAATGGGCGGCAAAGGCTATAGCCCACCCGAAGTCAGCGCGATGATATTGCAGAAGCTCAAAACCGATGCCGAAGCTTATCTGGGTGAAAAAATTACCGATGTGGTTATTACCGTACCGGCTTACTTTAATGATAGCCAGCGACAAGCCACTAAGGATGCAGGAGAAATTGCCGGTCTCAAAGTACTGCGCATAATAAACGAGCCTACTGCTGCTGCGCTTGCTTATGGCATTGATAAAAAGCACGAAGAAAATGTTGCAGTCTATGACCTTGGTGGCGGTACTTACGATATATCAATCCTGAACCTCGCCGAGGGCGTATTTGAAGTAAAAAGCACCAACGGCGATACCCATCTCGGTGGTGACGACTTTGACCAACGCCTTATTGATTGGTTGGCTGATGGGTTCAAGACTGAACATGGAATTGATTTACGCCAAGACCGCATGGCTTTGCAGCGTTTGAAAGAAGCAGGCGAGAAAGCTAAAATCGAGCTTTCTAGCGCACCAAGCACCGATATTAACCTGCCATTTATTAGCGCAGATGCTACCGGTCCCAAGCACTTGAACGTAAACCTGACTCGTTCCAAGCTTGAGCAATTGGTCGGAGACTTGATTGAAAAAACCGTCCCGCCTATGAAAAACGCGCTAAGCGATGCTGGTATGAATACGGGCAATGTGGATGAAGTGCTGTTGGTTGGTGGTATGACTCGTATGCCTTCCGTGATTGAGAAGGTTAAGAGCGCTTTTGGGAAAGAACCAAATCGTGGGTTAAATCCGGATGAAGTGGTAGCTATCGGAGCAGCGGTACAGGCAGGTGTGTTGGGTGGTGATGTCAAGGACATCCTGTTGCTCGACGTAACTCCCTTAACCTTGAGCGTTGAAACCCTCGGAGGGGTAGCGACTCCTCTGATTGAGCGCAATACCACTATTCCTACCCGCAAAAGTGAGATTTTCAGCACTGCCGCCGATGGTCAGAGCAGTGTGGAAATCCACGTGGTACAGGGTGAGCGTCCTATGGCGAATGAAAACAAGAGCCTTGGTCGCTTTATCCTTGATGGAATACCGCCTGCGCCTCGTGGTGTGCCGAAGATTGAAGTAACCTTCGACATTGATGCCAACGGTATTTTGAACGTTTCCGCCAAAGACTTGGCAACCGGACGTGAGCAAAAGATTACTATCACTGCTTCCGGCGGTCTTTCTAAGGATGAGATCGAGCGCATGAAGAAAGAAGCGGAATTGCACGCTTCCGATGACCAGCGCAAGCGCGAACTGGTAGAATCCCGCAACCGAGGTGACAGCGCGGCTTATACTGCTGAAAAGACCCTCAAGGATTTCGATCAGCAAGTTCCACAAGAGCTGAAAGATGAAATCAACGGCAAGATTGCGGCAGTACGTTCTGCGTTACAAGCTGAGGATGTGTCGCGTATTACTTCTACTACCGATGAATTGATGGCAGCCGTCCAGAAGGTCGGTGCGGCTATCTACGGGCAGCAACAGGCGGCCGGTGGTGGTGCGCCGGGTGGTGAACAACCCGGTGGCGGCAATGCTGGAGGTGGTACTCGCCCTGACGGCACAGTGGACGGCGAATACCGCGAGATGTAA
- a CDS encoding tRNA dihydrouridine synthase — MFAKETTQLHKFSWETLPEGYVCLSPMAGVTDSAFRQICKQHGADVVFTEMASASMMLAAPARSATFLRYNELERPIICQIMGGDPKVMAEAARVVQDLGFDGVDINMGCPEKKIVGNACGSSLLKDADTAARIVEAMTQAVDIPVSVKMRSGFLDSQIVQPYFSKRMEEAGAKALAIHPRTKEQGYHGRADWSITRQIVEVVNVPVGGSGDINSHEAIARMRAETGAKFAWVARGSMGNPWIFEKERVLPPTISEVIETALAHARLALELKGPHGLIEMRKHLAWYFSGFPGAVALRDQVKKIFTIEQIEDLVEPYRGLNDLRHDHTRSFEQKEVAA; from the coding sequence ATGTTTGCTAAAGAAACAACCCAACTGCATAAATTTTCGTGGGAAACCTTGCCAGAAGGTTACGTGTGTTTATCACCGATGGCAGGAGTAACAGATAGTGCCTTTCGCCAGATTTGCAAACAACACGGTGCAGATGTGGTCTTCACCGAGATGGCAAGCGCCAGTATGATGTTAGCGGCGCCTGCCCGTAGCGCCACATTCTTGCGCTACAATGAATTGGAACGCCCTATCATCTGCCAGATAATGGGCGGCGACCCCAAAGTTATGGCGGAAGCGGCGCGGGTGGTTCAAGATTTGGGGTTTGATGGCGTGGATATCAATATGGGTTGCCCCGAAAAAAAGATTGTGGGTAATGCTTGCGGCTCGTCCTTGCTCAAAGATGCCGATACTGCCGCCCGAATAGTGGAAGCGATGACGCAAGCAGTTGATATTCCGGTTTCGGTAAAAATGCGCTCAGGCTTTCTCGACTCACAAATCGTACAACCCTATTTTAGCAAACGTATGGAAGAAGCAGGCGCAAAAGCGTTGGCAATTCACCCGCGCACCAAAGAACAAGGTTATCACGGACGCGCCGATTGGAGTATAACCCGCCAGATTGTAGAAGTTGTTAATGTGCCTGTCGGTGGTAGCGGGGATATAAACAGCCATGAGGCAATTGCCAGAATGCGAGCCGAAACGGGGGCGAAATTTGCATGGGTAGCGCGGGGTTCGATGGGCAACCCCTGGATTTTTGAAAAAGAGCGTGTCTTACCGCCTACTATCAGCGAAGTAATTGAAACGGCGTTGGCTCATGCGCGCCTCGCCCTTGAGTTAAAAGGCCCACATGGGCTGATTGAGATGCGTAAACATCTTGCTTGGTATTTCAGCGGCTTTCCCGGTGCAGTTGCATTACGTGATCAGGTTAAGAAAATTTTTACGATAGAGCAGATTGAAGATCTGGTAGAACCTTATCGGGGGCTTAACGACCTGCGCCACGACCATACTCGTTCATTTGAGCAAAAAGAAGTAGCAGCATAA
- a CDS encoding biotin--[acetyl-CoA-carboxylase] ligase, with the protein MSSRIPFDPQFFQSKLTVPGYRFSYFPSIDSTNLEARRYLNSTTNPQPGILVADLQLAGRGRLGRSWQAPPASGLMCTVVIPIETPLERAFLYTASMGLAVKNATARFTDTTLQLKWPNDLLREGLKVGGILAELEIIRGEPWLALGFGLNISLDDADLLEAGIVGKAGNLVPNQVVSREELLAEIIDEFSDYRHALLLSMEHIRQEWAAALVTLGHRVQVFQGDVLTLEGLACGVDDNGTLVVEDDAGEQHRIQAGDVSVRLPGGRYSA; encoded by the coding sequence ATGTCCTCAAGAATACCATTTGACCCACAATTTTTCCAGAGCAAACTTACTGTACCGGGCTACCGTTTCAGCTATTTTCCCAGTATAGATTCTACCAATCTGGAAGCGCGCCGTTATCTAAATAGTACCACAAACCCCCAACCCGGAATTCTAGTAGCGGATTTGCAGCTTGCTGGTAGAGGACGGCTAGGCAGAAGTTGGCAAGCCCCTCCTGCCAGTGGTTTGATGTGTACTGTCGTTATTCCAATCGAAACCCCTTTGGAGCGAGCTTTTCTTTATACCGCTTCGATGGGTTTAGCGGTTAAAAACGCCACAGCGCGCTTTACTGACACCACCCTTCAGCTTAAATGGCCTAATGATTTGTTACGAGAAGGCTTGAAAGTGGGTGGTATTCTGGCTGAATTGGAAATAATTAGAGGTGAACCTTGGTTGGCTTTAGGCTTTGGGTTGAATATTTCGCTAGATGATGCTGATTTGTTGGAAGCCGGTATTGTAGGTAAAGCTGGAAACCTTGTCCCAAATCAGGTTGTTTCGCGAGAGGAATTGCTGGCGGAGATTATTGACGAATTTAGCGATTATCGCCATGCTCTGTTACTCAGTATGGAACATATAAGGCAAGAATGGGCGGCAGCTTTGGTTACATTAGGACACCGGGTACAAGTTTTTCAAGGAGATGTATTGACTCTCGAAGGGCTAGCCTGCGGGGTTGATGATAACGGCACATTAGTAGTCGAAGATGATGCTGGCGAGCAACATCGGATACAAGCGGGAGATGTATCGGTGCGCTTGCCGGGAGGGCGTTACTCGGCTTAG
- the smpB gene encoding SsrA-binding protein SmpB, giving the protein MAGSGGATKAKEEDVRVKEVAGNRKAYHDFFVEEKYEAGIELQGTEIKSVRDGRVTLKDGYVRIEHGEAWLWNIHISAYTHAGKFFQHDPIRKRRLLLHKSEIIRLAMKTQAQGYTLIPLRMYLKKGRAKIEIGLARGKKLYDKRDALAERDANLEIQRAIRERY; this is encoded by the coding sequence ATGGCAGGCAGCGGGGGAGCTACCAAAGCAAAAGAAGAAGATGTCCGCGTTAAGGAAGTTGCGGGCAACCGCAAGGCTTATCATGATTTCTTCGTTGAAGAAAAATATGAAGCCGGTATCGAACTACAGGGCACTGAAATAAAATCTGTTCGGGATGGGCGCGTTACTCTCAAGGATGGATACGTCAGGATTGAACATGGAGAAGCTTGGTTGTGGAACATTCATATTTCCGCCTACACTCACGCCGGTAAATTCTTCCAGCATGATCCTATACGCAAACGCAGGCTTCTTTTGCATAAATCTGAAATTATACGCCTTGCCATGAAAACACAGGCACAGGGCTACACCCTTATCCCACTGCGTATGTATCTTAAAAAAGGTCGGGCAAAAATCGAAATCGGGCTGGCGCGTGGCAAGAAACTATACGACAAGCGCGATGCGTTGGCAGAACGCGATGCCAACCTCGAAATACAGCGTGCCATCAGAGAGCGTTACTAA